In Prunus dulcis chromosome 1, ALMONDv2, whole genome shotgun sequence, the following are encoded in one genomic region:
- the LOC117615950 gene encoding argininosuccinate lyase, chloroplastic, whose translation MESLAVFNSSLSLCSPSDDHFIPKHPRPSPTTSFPAPRIAMSKLEVRCAAQAQSAEPKPKEAKLWGGRFEESVTDAVERFTESISYDKALYKQDILGSKAHASMLAKQGLITISDRDSIHQGLSEIERRIENGEFEWRTDREDVHMNIEAALTDLIGEPAKKLHTARSRNDQVMTDFRLWCRDAIDAIGAKIKHLQVSLVKLAMENEGVIVPGYTHLQRAQPVLLQHLLVAFVEQLERDAGRLLDCRVRLNFCPLGACALAGTGLPIDRFMTSAALDFTAPMKNSIDAVSDRDFVMEFLSANAIMAIHLSRLGEEWVLWASEEFGFLTPSDKVSTGSSIMPQKKNPDPMELVRGKSARVVGDLVTLLTLCKGLPLAYNRDLQEDKEPVFDSVKTILGMLEVSAEFAQNVTFNRERIQKSLPAGHLDATTLADYLVKKAIPFRTSHDIVGRAVAVCVSKSCQLQDLSLDELRSIHPVFDKDVYEFLGVENSVKKFSSYGSTGSACVASQLGDWVTKLEITKEV comes from the exons ATGGAATCCTTAGCCGTCTTCAACTCCTCACTCTCACTCTGCTCTCCCTCAGACGACCACTTCATCCCAAAGCACCCTCGACCCTCACCTACGACGTCGTTTCCCGCCCCTAGAATCGCCATGTCCAAGCTCGAGGTCCGCTGCGCCGCCCAAGCCCAATCCGCAGAGCCCAAGCCCAAGGAGGCCAAGCTCTGGGGCGGCCGCTTCGAAGAGAGCGTCACCGACGCCGTCGAGCGCTTCACCGAGTCCATCTCCTACGACAAAGCTCTCTACAAGCAGGACATTTTGGGCAGCAAGGCCCACGCTTCCATGCTAGCCAAACAG GGATTGATTACTATTTCCGACCGGGATAGCATCCACCAAGGGCTGAGCGAGATCGAGAGGCGAATCGAGAACGGCGAGTTTGAGTGGAGGACGGACAGAGAAGATGTGCACATGAACATCGAAGCGGCGCTGACCGATTTGATCGGCGAACCGGCGAAGAAGCTCCACACGGCTCGGAGCCGAAACGACCAGGTCATGACCGATTTTCGGTTGTGGTGCCGAGACGCGATCGATGCCATCGGCGCGAAGATTAAGCATCTTCAGGTTTCGCTTGTCAAATTGGCGATGGAGAACGAGGGTGTGATTGTTCCTGGCTACACGCATTTGCAGAGGGCTCAACCTGTTCTGCTTCAGCATTTGCTCGTGGCGTTTGTTGAGCAG CTTGAACGGGATGCTGGTCGTTTACTAGATTGCAGAGTGAGGCTGAATTTCTGCCCTTTAGGTGCTTGTGCATTGGCTGGCACTGGACTTCCAATTGATCGGTTTATGACTTCTGCTGCTTTAGACTTTACTGCTCCTATGAAGAACAG TATTGATGCCGTTTCAGACCGAGATTTTGTCATGGAGTTTCTTTCTGCAAATGCCATTATGGCCATTCATCTCTCCCGGCTTGGTGAAGAATGGGTATTGTGGGCTTCAGAGGAGTTTGGATTTCTCACACCAAGTGACAAGGTTTCAACAGGAAGTAGTATCATGCCTCAGAAGAAAAATCCAGATCCAATGGAACTTGTTCGTGGAAAGTCGGCTAGAGTAGTAGGAGACCTGGTTACCCTTCTCACATTGTGCAAAGGACTTCCCCTTGCTTATAATCGTGATTTGCAG GAAGATAAAGAACCTGTCTTTGACAGTGTGAAGACAATATTGGGGATGCTTGAAGTGTCTGCAGAGTTTGCGCAGAACGTTACTTTTAATAGGGAGAGAATACAAAAGAGTTTACCTGCTGGTCATCTTGATGCCACAACACTTGCTGATTATCTCGTGAAGAAG GCAATACCTTTCAGAACTTCTCATGACATAGTTGGAAGGGCAGTGGCCGTGTGCGTCTCAAAAAGTTGCCAACTTCAGGACTTGAGTCTCGATGAGCTCAGAAGTATTCATCCAGTGTTTGACAAGGATGTGTACGAGTTTCTTGGAGTAGAGAATTCAGTTAAGAAATTCTCCTCCTACGGTTCCACAGGGTCAGCCTGCGTTGCCAGTCAACTTGGCGACTGGGTTACAAAACTTGAAATCACTAAAGAGGTTTGA